A stretch of Lathyrus oleraceus cultivar Zhongwan6 chromosome 6, CAAS_Psat_ZW6_1.0, whole genome shotgun sequence DNA encodes these proteins:
- the LOC127096959 gene encoding WAT1-related protein At2g37460, with product MENQKTETWIEKAKPFIAVLFLQLGYAVMDVLSKAALNKGMSNYVFVVYRHTVAFIVIIPFALYFEKKVRTKMTVSIFIKILVLSLLEPVIDQNLYFLGMKYTTATFAAAMTNMLPAFTFILAVILRLEKINIKSIRSQAKVLGTITTVAGAMMMSLVKGPILLEAFGNKSHNHDSGAVTSQHAIAGGVLISIGCISWACFFNLQAITLQTYPAPLSLSSWICLMGTIEGAAVASVMEWGHPSVWSIKWDMRLLSTIYTGLFCSGLSYYLQGVVMKTRGPVFVTTFNPFSMVIVAIFGYFLLAEQMFLGRAIGAFIICLGLYLVVWGKSKDYDNSSEAIIEEPVESPKQTAGENCTHEVIIIR from the exons ATGGAAAACCAAAAGACAGAAACATGGATTGAAAAAGCAAAACCATTCATAGCTGTTTTGTTTTTGCAATTAGGTTATGCAGTTATGGATGTTTTATCAAAAGCTGCATTGAATAAAGGAATGAGCAACTATGTTTTTGTTGTCTATCGTCATACTGTTGCATTCATTGTCATTATCCCTTTTGCACTCTATTTTGAAAA GAAAGTGAGGACGAAAATGACCGTTTCAATCTTCATAAAAATATTGGTGCTGAGCTTGCTAGA GCCAGTTATTGATCAAAACTTGTACTTTTTGGGAATGAAATACACAACAGCAACCTTTGCAGCTGCCATGACCAATATGCTTCCTGCTTTTACTTTTATATTGGCTGTCATTCTTAG GCTTGAGAAGATAAACATAAAAAGTATACGAAGTCAGGCAAAGGTGCTGGGTACTATAACAACCGTCGCAGGTGCCATGATGATGTCACTAGTTAAAGGCCCAATACTTTTAGAGGCATTTGGAAACAAAAGTCACAACCATGATAGTGGTGCTGTAACTAGTCAACATGCAATAGCTGGAGGAGTGTTGATCTCAATAGGATGCATTAGTTGGGCTTGTTTTTTTAATCTTCAA GCTATTACCCTACAAACATACCCTGCACCACTTTCTCTTTCCTCATGGATATGTCTCATGGGCACCATTGAAGGTGCAGCTGTAGCTTCAGTTATGGAATGGGGTCATCCTTCAGTTTGGTCCATAAAATGGGATATGAGATTGCTGTCTACTATTTACACA GGTCTATTCTGCTCGGGCCTAAGTTATTATCTGCAAGGAGTCGTGATGAAAACAAGAGGTCCGGTTTTTGTCACGACATTTAATCCTTTTAGTATGGTGATTGTAGCTATCTTTGGATATTTTCTTCTCGCGGAACAAATGTTTCTCGGAAG GGCAATAggtgcatttatcatttgtttgGGTTTATACCTTGTTGTGTGGGGAAAAAGCAAAGATTATGATAACTCGTCGGAAGCCATTATTGAAGAGCCTGTTGAATCACCTAAGCAAACTGCAGGTGAAAATTGCACTCATGAAGTCATCATTATTCGTTAA